One window of the Labeo rohita strain BAU-BD-2019 chromosome 9, IGBB_LRoh.1.0, whole genome shotgun sequence genome contains the following:
- the wdr4 gene encoding tRNA (guanine-N(7)-)-methyltransferase non-catalytic subunit wdr4 has translation MAVVCSKADWFVSSCSTTLIAINLKQSGEPFVFDCAKAEKKPKEADGDNKSAEEASEEKDSGSDRILAFAVSASGKHVALTDDHKRLVLFCTEPSWQCISTRWVVRRCTSLAFTQAEDEVFVADKSGDVYSFSVLEPQKPGELKLGHLSMLLDVILSPDDKYIITADRDEKIRVSLRRSPYNIQAFCLGHREFVSALLVPAGHPDWLLSGSGDGTMKVWQYETGRRLHSVDLRQFTVDSENTDTEKRFAVSRIISSPDGKHIAVQCERFPSVQLFMVGSGTEGCLSPAETLALPHAPWDMTFDSQNQLWVLLESEDVNMLLYQYSEQRWKLCDSDTHEQRRVTEALQAQWNVFKGSMGLESQFKHLYKVNFDNMASYLQKKQERLEQESRKRAAANGSKPNKKSKTESGAMPQSTS, from the exons ATGGCAGTAGTGTGTTCAAAGGCAGACTGGTTTGTTTCAAGCTGTTCTACTACGTTAATTGCTATAAACCTTAAACAGTCTGG AGAGCCGTTTGTGTTTGATTGTGCGAAAGCTGAGAAGAAACCAAAGGAAGCTGATGGTGATAATAAAAG TGCTGAGGAAGCATCAGAGGAGAAGGACAGTGGCAGTGACAGGATTCTTGCATTTGCTGTCTCAGCGTCTGGGAAGCACGTAGCGCTCACTGATGACCACAAACGTCTTGTTCTCTTCTGTACTGAACCATCATGGCAGTGCATTAGTACACG GTGGGTCGTGCGGCGGTGCACGTCTCTTGCATTTACTCAGGCTGAGGATGAAGTCTTTGTGGCTGATAAGTCTGGAGATGTATATTCATTTTCTGTTCTGGAGCCACAAAAACCAGGAGAGCTGAAGCTGGGACATCTCTCCATGTTATTGGATGTG ATTCTTTCTCCTGATGATAAATATATCATAACAGCAGACCGAGATGAAAAGATCAGAGTGAGTTTGCGGCGGTCACCCTACAACATTCAGGCTTTTTGTCTAGGCCACAGAGA ATTTGTCAGTGCATTGCTTGTGCCTGCGGGACATCCTGACTGGCTTCTCTCAGGTTCAGGA GATGGCACAATGAAGGTCTGGCAGTATGAGACTGGCCGGCGGTTACACAGCGTTGACCTAAGGCAGTTCACCGTTGACTCTGAAAACACGGACACAGAAAAG agGTTTGCTGTCAGCAGGATCATCAGCTCACCGGATGGAAAACACATAGCTGTGCAATGTGAGAG ATTCCCCTCCGTTCAGCTCTTCATGGTGGGTTCTGGGACAGAGGGGTGTCTGAGCCCTGCGGAGACTCTTGCACTTCCCCATGCTCCCTGGGACATGACATTTGATTCACAGAACCAGCTTTGGGTCTTACTGGAGAGTGAAGATGTGAACATGCTCTTGTATCAATACTCAGAGCAGCGCTGGAAG CTGTGTGACTCAGATACTCATGAACAGAGGAGGGTCACTGAAGCATTACAAGCTCAGTGGAATGTCTTCAAAG GTTCTATGGGACTGGAGAGTCAGTTTAAGCACCTGTATAAGGTGAACTTCGACAACATGGCGTCATATTTGCAGAAGAAACAGGAAAGACTAGAACAGGAGAGCAGGAAGAGAGCAGCAGCAAATGGCTCTAAAcccaataaaaaaagtaaaacggAGAGCGGCGCTATGCCTCAAAGCACCAGCTGA